In the genome of Croceimicrobium hydrocarbonivorans, one region contains:
- a CDS encoding DUF1684 domain-containing protein yields MRNILLYLSLLIGANLSAQSALMDSLLWLNYEYRLDQNLEFADSAESPLEEEDRQNFSSLDWYPLDTNFIVWAQIELTPDSEPFKMPTTTDRKPVYKQYAIAHFQLGDSLFHLQIYQNLGLIKMPQYQDYLFVPFTDHSNGFGSYGGGRYLDLRLPQGDSLLIDFNRAYNPYCAYNGRYSCPIPPRENRLNYFIKAGVRYEPKH; encoded by the coding sequence AAGCCTATTAATCGGAGCAAATCTTAGTGCTCAATCCGCTTTAATGGATAGCCTCCTTTGGTTAAATTATGAGTATCGCCTCGATCAAAATTTAGAGTTCGCTGACTCCGCCGAATCTCCCTTGGAAGAAGAGGATCGCCAAAACTTCAGTAGTTTGGATTGGTATCCGCTTGACACCAATTTTATAGTATGGGCACAAATTGAATTGACACCAGATTCCGAGCCCTTTAAAATGCCTACCACCACCGACCGTAAACCGGTTTACAAGCAATATGCTATAGCCCACTTCCAATTGGGTGACAGTTTATTCCACTTACAGATCTATCAAAACCTCGGATTAATCAAAATGCCTCAATACCAGGATTATCTTTTCGTCCCCTTTACAGATCATTCTAATGGCTTTGGCAGTTATGGTGGTGGACGCTATTTAGATTTGCGTTTGCCTCAGGGCGATTCGCTTCTTATCGATTTCAATCGAGCCTACAATCCTTACTGCGCCTATAACGGAAGGTACTCCTGCCCCATTCCTCCTCGGGAAAACCGACTCAATTATTTCATTAAAGCCGGAGTACGATACGAGCCAAAACATTAA
- a CDS encoding DEAD/DEAH box helicase — protein sequence MSSFFELGLSPEVLRALDEMGFETPSPIQAQAIPALLDDARDLIGLAQTGTGKTAAFGLPLLERIDPEFPHTQALILAPTRELGQQIGEQLQSFGKYLDKMNILTVYGGANIQTQMKALHKPQHILIATPGRLIDLIKRRAVNLENLEILVLDEADEMLNMGFKEALDEILAYTPKEKMTWLFSATMPKEIRRIVDTYMHQPFEVKIDQKQQVNQNIDHQVVHVRHHQKNLALKRFIDLDPEIRAVVFCRTKLDTQSLAEELMKDGYGADALHGDLSQVQRDRVMKRFKNHELPVLIATDVAARGIDVNDLTHVFHFSLPDDPSYYTHRSGRTARAGKKGISLAMIGPRDQGKLRRLEKDLGINFRQVQIPEVDDIADLRLKTWGEQILNQPIKGNIPSGMMAELQNLWGNLSKEEFMAKVIAFEASKLNLQNEESLNVNHGKDRGGNFRGGKKGGNRSGKPGGGGPSFKAKRKPFKHGHNRPNAKRKKK from the coding sequence TTGAGCTCTTTTTTTGAACTTGGACTGTCTCCTGAAGTCCTCCGCGCCCTCGACGAAATGGGCTTTGAAACCCCATCTCCCATCCAAGCGCAAGCCATTCCTGCCCTTTTAGATGATGCCCGTGATTTAATTGGTTTAGCCCAAACCGGTACTGGTAAAACAGCCGCCTTTGGCTTACCCCTATTGGAACGCATTGACCCTGAGTTCCCTCACACCCAGGCATTAATCTTGGCTCCCACCCGGGAATTAGGACAGCAAATCGGAGAGCAATTACAATCCTTCGGGAAGTATTTGGACAAAATGAATATCCTCACTGTTTACGGTGGTGCGAATATTCAAACTCAAATGAAGGCGCTGCATAAGCCTCAGCATATCCTCATCGCTACCCCCGGCCGTTTGATCGACTTGATTAAGCGTCGTGCGGTAAATCTTGAGAACCTCGAAATTTTGGTTCTGGATGAAGCAGATGAAATGCTGAATATGGGCTTTAAGGAAGCTTTGGATGAAATCCTGGCTTATACCCCTAAAGAAAAAATGACCTGGCTTTTCTCGGCTACTATGCCGAAAGAAATTCGCCGCATCGTTGATACTTATATGCATCAACCTTTCGAGGTGAAAATCGATCAAAAGCAACAGGTAAATCAAAATATCGATCATCAGGTAGTTCACGTTCGTCACCACCAGAAGAACCTGGCCCTGAAGCGCTTTATTGACCTCGACCCCGAAATCAGGGCGGTGGTTTTCTGTCGTACCAAATTGGATACCCAATCCTTAGCTGAAGAGCTAATGAAAGATGGTTATGGGGCCGATGCCTTGCATGGTGACCTCAGCCAGGTACAACGCGACCGCGTTATGAAGCGTTTCAAGAACCACGAATTACCGGTTCTGATTGCTACCGACGTAGCCGCCCGTGGTATTGACGTGAATGATCTCACCCACGTTTTCCACTTCTCTTTACCAGATGATCCTTCTTACTATACCCACCGTTCAGGACGTACCGCTCGCGCGGGTAAGAAAGGAATCTCTTTGGCGATGATTGGCCCTCGTGATCAAGGAAAACTGCGTCGTTTGGAAAAAGATTTAGGTATCAATTTCCGTCAGGTACAAATTCCTGAAGTGGACGATATCGCTGACCTCCGCTTAAAAACTTGGGGCGAGCAAATCCTGAATCAACCGATCAAAGGAAATATTCCTTCTGGCATGATGGCCGAGCTACAAAACCTTTGGGGAAACCTTTCCAAAGAGGAGTTTATGGCCAAGGTAATTGCCTTCGAAGCTTCTAAATTAAACCTCCAAAATGAGGAAAGCCTGAATGTAAACCATGGCAAAGACCGTGGTGGTAATTTCAGAGGCGGAAAAAAAGGAGGCAACCGAAGCGGCAAACCCGGTGGCGGAGGTCCTTCCTTCAAAGCCAAGCGCAAGCCTTTCAAGCATGGACATAATCGTCCGAATGCAAAGCGGAAGAAGAAGTAG
- a CDS encoding 3-phosphoshikimate 1-carboxyvinyltransferase, which translates to MTKLRLSHPSGIVRGRIQLPGSKSESNRFLILKALYAPEMQLSGLSDSKDSEILQQLLASYPNQKELNAGDAGTAMRFFTAFLATQKGEWILDGSERMRERPIAPLVKALSDLGAEIEYLEKQGFPPLKIKGRKLKGGLLHIDASLSSQYLSALMMIAPSLEQGLEMRWAGQPVSMPYIYLTANCMRRMGFKVFVLGNEVRIPAQTELDFPKQMTVEPDWSAASYWLAMAALAQEAEIYLPGFRQFSMQGDSIVAQLMAPLGVDQTFIGSGIRIHKAEALPIPTQINLLDTPDLSQTLIPAYAAKGHSVQFTGLQTLRIKETDRIAALQKELQKFGQQSEVGKDFLHLKGGFQTSLQSIATYGDHRMAMGFAALALLHPIEIENPEVVGKSYPAFWEHCKVLGFELEEF; encoded by the coding sequence ATGACTAAGCTTCGACTTTCACATCCGAGCGGAATAGTGCGCGGTCGCATTCAATTGCCAGGCTCAAAAAGTGAGTCGAATCGCTTTTTGATTCTAAAAGCATTGTATGCTCCGGAAATGCAATTAAGTGGTCTTTCGGATAGTAAGGACAGTGAAATCTTGCAGCAACTTTTAGCATCTTACCCCAATCAAAAGGAGCTTAATGCCGGAGATGCAGGAACGGCCATGCGGTTTTTCACGGCCTTTCTAGCTACGCAAAAAGGTGAATGGATATTAGATGGATCTGAGCGCATGCGGGAACGTCCGATAGCACCTTTGGTCAAAGCTTTAAGCGATTTAGGGGCAGAGATTGAATACCTGGAAAAACAGGGATTCCCACCCTTAAAGATCAAGGGTCGTAAGCTAAAGGGTGGCTTGTTGCATATTGATGCCAGCCTATCCAGTCAATACCTTTCCGCTTTGATGATGATTGCTCCTTCTCTGGAGCAAGGCCTCGAAATGCGATGGGCTGGGCAGCCGGTTTCAATGCCTTATATCTACCTCACGGCTAATTGCATGCGCCGTATGGGTTTTAAAGTTTTTGTACTGGGCAATGAAGTACGCATTCCAGCTCAAACAGAACTTGATTTCCCTAAACAAATGACGGTGGAACCAGATTGGTCTGCCGCCTCTTATTGGCTAGCCATGGCGGCTTTGGCGCAGGAAGCGGAAATCTATTTACCCGGATTCAGGCAGTTCAGTATGCAGGGTGATTCTATTGTTGCTCAATTGATGGCACCCTTAGGAGTAGATCAAACTTTTATCGGTTCCGGCATTCGTATTCATAAAGCCGAAGCATTGCCAATACCGACTCAAATAAACTTATTGGATACACCGGATTTGAGTCAGACCTTAATTCCGGCTTATGCTGCTAAAGGGCATTCAGTACAATTCACCGGACTGCAAACCTTGCGGATAAAGGAAACGGATCGCATTGCCGCTTTGCAAAAAGAATTGCAGAAATTCGGGCAGCAATCTGAAGTTGGAAAAGACTTCCTTCATTTAAAAGGTGGCTTCCAAACCAGCTTGCAAAGCATTGCAACTTATGGAGACCATCGCATGGCCATGGGCTTTGCCGCGCTGGCCTTATTGCATCCTATTGAAATCGAAAACCCTGAAGTAGTAGGAAAGTCCTATCCTGCCTTTTGGGAGCATTGTAAGGTGCTGGGCTTTGAATTGGAGGAGTTCTAG
- the aroB gene encoding 3-dehydroquinate synthase translates to MIDQLEKYGLFFEERALAQFQSLVRNKDYSKIAVLCDSNTHDQCLPGFLSQLPDLDPNKLEVVELEPGEDTKSLEVLAQLWDAFGALEMDRHSLLINLGGGVISDLGGFAAATYMRGIDFVNFPTSLLAMVDASVGAKTGINFGAYKNRIGLFTEPLMVGILPEFLDTLPEEEFLSGWAEMLKHGLIADAKHYRALIRRKPTAAQIDSALIAHSVAIKARVVSQDKHEGGLRKILNFGHSIGHALESWHQQAGQPLSHGYAVALGMQVELSLSAAFAGCDINEVQALQTDIQKLYSVPKLKPQAEDLKTLLLGDKKNKGSHLHFSLLRECGVGVYDIEVPMQSVLERYNQCFHD, encoded by the coding sequence ATGATCGATCAACTGGAGAAATACGGGCTCTTTTTCGAAGAAAGGGCCTTGGCGCAATTCCAATCCTTAGTTCGGAATAAGGACTATTCTAAGATTGCGGTACTCTGCGATTCCAATACCCATGATCAATGCTTGCCAGGCTTTCTGTCTCAGCTTCCTGATTTGGATCCGAATAAATTGGAAGTTGTAGAATTAGAGCCGGGTGAGGATACCAAATCTCTGGAAGTACTGGCTCAGCTTTGGGATGCCTTCGGGGCCCTGGAAATGGATCGCCATAGTTTATTGATCAATTTGGGTGGTGGAGTGATTAGCGATCTGGGAGGATTTGCCGCCGCGACCTATATGCGGGGAATCGATTTTGTGAATTTTCCCACTTCCCTGCTAGCTATGGTGGATGCTTCTGTTGGTGCTAAAACGGGCATTAACTTCGGGGCCTATAAAAATCGCATTGGTCTGTTTACAGAACCACTAATGGTGGGCATTTTACCCGAGTTTCTCGATACTTTGCCTGAGGAGGAGTTTCTTTCGGGATGGGCCGAAATGTTGAAACATGGCCTTATTGCTGATGCTAAACATTATCGAGCTCTTATTCGGCGAAAGCCAACTGCTGCTCAAATTGATTCGGCCTTAATTGCCCATTCGGTAGCTATAAAAGCCAGGGTGGTAAGTCAAGATAAGCATGAAGGTGGACTGCGTAAGATTTTAAATTTCGGTCATAGTATTGGGCATGCCTTGGAATCCTGGCATCAGCAGGCGGGACAGCCCTTAAGCCATGGTTATGCCGTGGCCCTGGGGATGCAAGTGGAGCTTTCGCTCTCGGCCGCTTTCGCGGGATGCGATATCAATGAAGTGCAGGCTTTGCAAACTGATATTCAGAAACTCTATTCTGTTCCCAAGCTCAAACCCCAAGCTGAGGACTTAAAGACCTTGCTTTTAGGAGATAAGAAAAATAAGGGTAGCCATTTACACTTTAGCCTGCTTCGCGAATGTGGGGTAGGAGTTTATGATATTGAAGTGCCCATGCAATCGGTTTTGGAGCGTTACAATCAATGCTTTCATGACTAA
- a CDS encoding proline dehydrogenase family protein: MLDFNDTKTAFILKSDNQLRKAYWLFRLVANSSLVGLGRRASNLAIKLGLPIRTVVKQTVYDQFVGGETIEECQAIIDKLREHGVSALLDFAVEGKETEADFNATKDEIVETIQYAGGHPGIPFGVFKVTGIAPFDLLERHSAGLPFNEVEARAWERAKSRMEEICYTANKYGLRIMIDAEESWIQKAIDEMAREMMERFNRDRVVVINTLQMYRKDRLQFLKDSYHEAREKGYFYGAKLVRGAYMEKERDRAADKKYPDPIHATKADSDQSYDDGIRFLMEHLDTILVVAGSHNEESARLLAEKVNELKLDPKDDRVWFSQLYGMSDNLSFNLAKAGYNVVKYLPFGPVTETLPYLIRRAEENSSASGQSGRELSLIKKEMKRRGLD; the protein is encoded by the coding sequence ATGTTAGACTTCAACGATACCAAAACCGCTTTTATCTTAAAGTCGGATAATCAGTTACGGAAAGCCTATTGGCTCTTTCGCTTGGTAGCCAATTCAAGTTTAGTAGGACTGGGCCGTCGTGCCAGCAACCTGGCCATTAAATTGGGCCTCCCCATCCGAACGGTAGTTAAGCAAACCGTGTACGATCAATTCGTGGGTGGCGAAACCATTGAGGAATGTCAGGCTATTATCGATAAACTGCGCGAACATGGTGTTTCGGCTCTTTTGGACTTTGCCGTGGAAGGCAAGGAAACCGAAGCCGACTTTAATGCCACCAAGGACGAAATCGTAGAAACCATTCAATATGCCGGTGGTCATCCCGGAATTCCCTTTGGGGTTTTTAAAGTTACCGGTATTGCACCCTTTGATTTATTAGAACGCCATAGTGCCGGCCTGCCCTTTAATGAGGTGGAAGCCCGCGCTTGGGAACGTGCTAAAAGCCGGATGGAGGAAATCTGCTATACCGCCAATAAATATGGCCTTCGCATTATGATTGATGCCGAAGAAAGCTGGATTCAGAAAGCCATTGATGAGATGGCCCGCGAAATGATGGAGCGCTTTAACCGCGATCGAGTGGTGGTAATTAATACCCTGCAGATGTATCGCAAGGATCGCCTTCAATTCTTAAAAGACTCTTACCACGAAGCCCGTGAAAAAGGCTATTTCTACGGAGCCAAATTGGTGCGTGGTGCCTATATGGAGAAAGAACGTGATCGCGCGGCCGATAAAAAATACCCCGATCCCATTCATGCCACCAAAGCCGATAGCGACCAAAGCTATGATGATGGCATCCGTTTCTTAATGGAACACCTGGACACCATTCTGGTAGTGGCTGGTAGTCATAATGAGGAAAGCGCCCGACTTTTGGCCGAAAAGGTAAATGAACTGAAACTCGACCCTAAAGATGATCGGGTTTGGTTTAGCCAATTATACGGCATGAGTGATAACCTCAGCTTTAATTTGGCCAAGGCCGGATATAATGTGGTGAAGTACCTGCCTTTCGGGCCGGTTACCGAAACCCTACCCTATTTGATTCGTCGGGCGGAAGAAAATTCCAGTGCCTCTGGTCAAAGTGGTAGAGAGCTTAGCCTCATTAAAAAGGAAATGAAGCGACGCGGACTGGACTAA
- a CDS encoding class I SAM-dependent methyltransferase, which translates to MMDLKNLQAGDEHYKAFVGPPLKYDLLGALQFTLLTAAGLRADHTLCDIGCGSLRAGKLLIPYLNSGNYYGIEPNQWLIDEAVSQELGQDLVELKQPKFLNGANFEISKFEEKFDFILAQSIFSHASGSQIRACLKEVRQSLNPKGIFVATFIWGKEDYEGEEWVYPGCVSYRPNTVKDWAWREFGLKMKVCDWPHPNGQNWAIFHLPGQEHRIDQIARFSMDAYKADVVAIPDQQSGGVLNNFKAKLKSLIE; encoded by the coding sequence ATGATGGATCTAAAAAATTTACAGGCGGGAGACGAGCATTATAAGGCCTTTGTAGGACCGCCTTTGAAATACGATCTTTTAGGCGCTCTGCAGTTTACCTTGCTCACAGCCGCAGGTTTGCGGGCCGATCACACTTTATGCGATATTGGTTGCGGCTCTCTTCGAGCTGGTAAATTGCTCATCCCCTACCTCAACAGCGGTAATTATTACGGAATTGAGCCTAATCAATGGCTAATCGATGAAGCGGTAAGCCAAGAGCTAGGTCAGGACTTAGTAGAGCTTAAACAACCGAAATTCTTAAACGGGGCCAATTTTGAGATTAGCAAATTCGAAGAAAAGTTCGATTTCATTCTGGCTCAAAGTATCTTCTCACATGCCAGCGGCTCGCAAATTCGTGCCTGCTTAAAAGAAGTTCGTCAAAGTTTAAACCCCAAGGGCATTTTTGTCGCCACCTTTATTTGGGGCAAAGAAGATTATGAAGGGGAAGAATGGGTGTATCCCGGTTGTGTTTCCTATCGCCCGAATACCGTTAAAGATTGGGCTTGGCGAGAATTTGGCTTAAAGATGAAAGTATGCGACTGGCCACATCCAAATGGTCAAAACTGGGCCATCTTTCATTTACCTGGACAGGAACATCGTATTGATCAGATTGCGCGCTTTAGCATGGATGCTTACAAAGCGGATGTGGTTGCTATCCCCGACCAGCAAAGCGGTGGGGTACTCAATAACTTCAAAGCTAAATTGAAAAGCTTAATCGAATAA
- a CDS encoding alanine dehydrogenase, with product MSKPEFLSFSSSELMPQEEVLEVQKSRQHLQIGIPAETCLQEKRIPLTPDAVNLLVEHGHEVIVETNAGLNAHYSDQDFSEAGAKIVYSAKEVFEADMIVKVEPPSDEEIELMKKGQTLISALQLKTRRKKYFKALMKKGVTALSFENIEDEDGIVPVVRSMSEIAGNTSILIAAEYLSNANEGKGFMLGGVSGVPPTEVVIIGAGTVGTFAARTALGLGANVKVFDRSLSKLRRLQSMLNNIPIYTCVIQPKILEKALMRCDVAVGAIRSETGRTPCVVTEDMVRKMKPGSVVVDVSIDQGGCFETSDLTSHDQPVFRKFDIVHYCVPNIASRVSRTASFSLSNIMAPVLLSIGEAGGIEEVLHLQRHIRKGLYLYKGNLVRKGIGEWFDLPYAEVDLLFD from the coding sequence ATGAGTAAGCCTGAATTTTTAAGCTTTTCCTCTTCCGAATTAATGCCTCAGGAGGAGGTTTTGGAAGTGCAAAAATCCCGACAGCATTTGCAGATCGGCATCCCTGCCGAAACTTGCTTGCAGGAGAAACGAATTCCTCTTACCCCCGATGCGGTAAACCTATTGGTAGAGCACGGTCATGAAGTGATTGTAGAAACCAATGCGGGTTTAAATGCCCATTATTCAGATCAGGATTTCTCTGAAGCCGGTGCTAAAATCGTCTACTCTGCAAAGGAGGTGTTCGAAGCGGACATGATCGTTAAGGTGGAGCCACCTAGCGATGAGGAGATTGAATTGATGAAGAAAGGCCAAACCTTAATTTCGGCCTTGCAGTTAAAAACCCGCCGTAAAAAGTACTTCAAAGCTTTAATGAAGAAAGGGGTTACGGCCCTGAGCTTCGAGAATATTGAAGATGAAGATGGCATAGTGCCCGTGGTTCGCAGTATGAGCGAAATTGCTGGAAACACCTCCATCCTAATTGCGGCCGAATATCTTAGCAATGCCAATGAAGGCAAAGGCTTTATGCTGGGCGGCGTTTCGGGTGTACCACCTACTGAAGTAGTAATTATCGGAGCAGGAACGGTAGGAACCTTTGCGGCTCGCACGGCTTTGGGTTTAGGGGCCAATGTGAAGGTTTTTGATCGCTCACTTTCCAAATTGCGCCGCCTGCAATCCATGCTCAATAATATTCCGATTTATACCTGTGTAATTCAGCCTAAAATTTTGGAAAAGGCCTTGATGCGCTGCGATGTGGCAGTAGGGGCCATTCGTTCCGAAACGGGGCGCACTCCTTGTGTGGTTACTGAGGATATGGTTCGAAAAATGAAGCCTGGTAGTGTGGTGGTAGATGTAAGTATCGATCAGGGCGGTTGCTTTGAAACCAGCGACCTTACCAGTCATGATCAACCGGTATTCCGCAAATTTGATATTGTGCATTATTGTGTGCCGAATATTGCTTCTAGGGTAAGTCGGACCGCCTCCTTTTCGCTTAGCAATATTATGGCGCCCGTCCTGCTTTCCATCGGTGAAGCTGGAGGGATCGAAGAAGTGCTGCACTTGCAGAGACATATCCGCAAAGGTTTATACCTCTACAAAGGAAATTTGGTTCGGAAAGGAATTGGTGAGTGGTTTGATCTGCCTTATGCAGAGGTCGATCTTTTATTCGATTAA
- the tsaE gene encoding tRNA (adenosine(37)-N6)-threonylcarbamoyltransferase complex ATPase subunit type 1 TsaE translates to MVSHTFEIASQAELADLAPQIVVALKDSLVLFKGEMGAGKTTLIKSLCKALGVKDEVSSPTFSLVNEYQGAKGEQIFHFDWYRLEDESEAWDMGWEDYLDRGDYLFMEWPEKISTLIPPDFALIEIEVTSAESRIIRLSHHHE, encoded by the coding sequence ATGGTCAGTCACACATTTGAAATAGCCAGTCAAGCTGAATTGGCAGATTTGGCACCCCAAATAGTAGTAGCTCTAAAGGATTCTTTAGTCTTGTTTAAAGGAGAAATGGGAGCGGGTAAAACCACTTTAATAAAATCTCTTTGCAAAGCATTAGGGGTAAAGGATGAGGTAAGCAGCCCTACCTTTTCTTTGGTTAATGAATACCAGGGAGCTAAGGGGGAGCAAATTTTTCATTTCGATTGGTACCGTCTCGAAGATGAATCCGAAGCCTGGGATATGGGCTGGGAAGATTACCTCGATCGCGGAGATTACCTCTTTATGGAGTGGCCTGAAAAAATTAGTACCTTAATACCCCCCGATTTTGCCTTGATTGAAATCGAAGTTACTTCGGCCGAAAGCCGCATTATCCGCTTAAGTCACCACCATGAGTAA
- a CDS encoding SCO family protein, with protein MAIFCLSLALVSCQTGEKEQVASISELPYYNEASFTPHWLEPNSTELKDFHKIPPFQLINQEGDSINEKTFEGKIYVADFFFTSCPGICPKMTTNMSLLQKAFLDDNEVLLLSHSVTPDYDSVSVLKDYAQAHQVISGKWHLVTGDRDLIYSLGRKGYFVEEDLGLVKSSDDFLHTENFVLVDKQRRIRGIYNGLNLSSVNQLILDIESLKQEG; from the coding sequence ATGGCTATTTTTTGCCTGTCCCTCGCATTGGTATCTTGTCAGACTGGAGAGAAGGAGCAAGTGGCCAGCATTTCGGAACTGCCTTATTATAATGAGGCTAGTTTTACTCCGCATTGGCTAGAGCCCAATTCTACTGAATTAAAGGACTTTCATAAGATTCCTCCCTTCCAACTTATTAATCAGGAAGGCGATTCCATTAACGAGAAAACCTTTGAGGGAAAGATCTATGTCGCTGATTTTTTCTTTACCTCTTGCCCGGGTATTTGCCCTAAAATGACCACTAATATGTCCTTACTTCAGAAGGCATTCTTAGATGATAATGAAGTGTTATTGCTCTCTCATTCCGTCACTCCAGACTATGATTCGGTTAGCGTTTTGAAAGACTATGCCCAGGCTCATCAGGTGATTTCTGGCAAATGGCATTTGGTTACTGGTGATCGCGATTTGATTTATAGTTTGGGGCGTAAAGGTTATTTCGTAGAGGAGGATTTAGGACTCGTAAAAAGCAGTGATGACTTCCTGCATACGGAGAATTTTGTGTTGGTAGATAAGCAGCGCAGGATCCGCGGAATCTATAATGGATTAAACCTCAGTTCTGTTAATCAACTTATACTTGATATAGAAAGTCTTAAGCAGGAAGGCTAA
- a CDS encoding toxin-antitoxin system YwqK family antitoxin, with product MTESRVLDDAIIVSSDSLILNRLSGEVFYRGLPFTGTGISRYPDGSRASSIEYSQGKKHGLYRKWFANASLSYEANYVEGKLSGESRSWWRNGKLRTLSNFKEGVPDGEQLQYYKSGLLFKKLQLAMGKESGLQQSWRENGKLFNNYEVKDGRIYGLKRSKLCFQLEEEGLEF from the coding sequence TTGACAGAGTCTAGAGTTTTGGATGATGCTATTATCGTGTCAAGCGACTCCTTGATTTTGAATAGGCTTAGCGGAGAGGTTTTTTATAGAGGATTGCCATTTACGGGAACCGGGATTTCTCGCTATCCAGATGGAAGTCGGGCCAGCTCAATTGAATATTCTCAAGGGAAGAAACATGGGCTCTATCGTAAATGGTTTGCCAATGCAAGCCTAAGTTATGAGGCCAATTATGTAGAGGGAAAATTAAGTGGTGAATCGCGAAGCTGGTGGCGCAATGGAAAGCTCCGAACCCTTTCTAATTTTAAGGAGGGGGTGCCAGATGGAGAGCAGCTACAATATTATAAATCCGGGCTTTTATTTAAGAAGCTACAGCTCGCAATGGGTAAAGAAAGTGGCTTGCAACAATCTTGGCGAGAAAACGGAAAATTATTTAATAACTATGAAGTTAAGGATGGCCGTATTTACGGACTTAAACGCTCTAAGCTCTGTTTTCAATTGGAAGAGGAAGGACTGGAGTTTTAG
- a CDS encoding YHYH protein: MKRKALSVLCSALLISACNKESDTDNSNTSNQNNSSLHAAFSEFDSDNFTIYLDGSEVVLESNGLPNHTSPYWSNTTARTATDPMGNTLTTPAASVNHPLFVEPTVTSYQDMAPGNIDDFNGSYTLRVPANPSIASSSTSTGLGAIGMAVSGSMIYNDEEGPNVPLNDAVVSLDYTAAHTGPQSYHYHLEPKAWSDDDDALLGIIADGFFIYGRKCHSTGTYPTDLDASGGHTSVTQHNSEGEYHYHIQNSAYLGEYYIIFPGDYQGTPNAIQ, translated from the coding sequence ATGAAAAGAAAAGCATTAAGCGTTTTATGTTCAGCACTGCTGATATCTGCTTGTAATAAGGAGAGCGACACTGACAACTCAAATACTTCCAACCAAAACAACTCCAGCCTACACGCTGCTTTTTCGGAGTTCGATTCGGATAACTTCACAATTTATCTAGATGGATCTGAGGTAGTGCTGGAATCAAATGGATTGCCCAATCATACTTCACCCTATTGGTCAAATACCACCGCTAGAACCGCAACTGATCCCATGGGAAATACCTTAACTACCCCTGCGGCATCCGTTAATCATCCTTTATTTGTGGAGCCTACGGTGACTAGCTATCAAGATATGGCCCCAGGGAATATTGATGATTTTAATGGGAGCTATACTCTGCGAGTTCCTGCTAATCCCAGTATTGCTAGCAGCAGCACTTCAACCGGATTGGGAGCCATAGGAATGGCAGTCAGTGGTTCCATGATTTACAATGATGAAGAAGGGCCTAATGTTCCCTTGAATGATGCTGTGGTTTCCTTGGATTATACTGCAGCCCACACCGGACCGCAGAGTTACCATTACCATTTGGAGCCAAAAGCATGGAGCGATGACGACGATGCTTTGCTAGGAATTATTGCAGACGGCTTTTTCATTTACGGAAGAAAATGTCATTCTACCGGTACCTATCCAACAGATTTGGATGCTTCTGGCGGACATACTTCAGTAACCCAGCATAATAGTGAAGGCGAATACCATTATCACATTCAAAATTCTGCTTATCTGGGAGAGTATTATATCATCTTCCCCGGGGATTATCAGGGAACACCTAATGCGATTCAATAA